tgtgtttttattttttccaatgTTTTATTGGTGAAAAAGTTGTGAAATAAAATGTTTTCCATTtagctaaattttattttctttctaaagAGGAGCACGAAAATCCGAGATAAAAATTGTTAATTATGGACTACGTAAAGAAAGCCCACagattttattgtttaaaatttaaaatcatcaTTGCCAAACATATCCTAACGGCATGCAAATGTGAACAAAATGACACTGCCATTTGTCCACTCAAaagatagtttttttttttttagctacGATTCTGTTTAGAATTTGCCAATATCAGCATCTTTCTCTATGGATCTTAGATTTTTCTCAATCTTTTTTTCCGAGAAAATCTTGTTCCATAATTGCTAGCTCTGCGTGAACCATCTCTTTTTATAGGAGTTCTCTCTTCTAATTTATTGTAACTAAAATAAGCTCTTCTCAATGAGAATAAAATTTCTCCTGGGTTTGCTTCATAAGTGGTGTTTTCTTCAATTTGGCTACATTCCCTTTTCAGGTTTAATCtcatttctctctttttctctgaTTTTCTCCTTTTTAATTGCATTGATGGTAAATGTAAATCagcttttcaatttttatcagTTTGGTTTTTGTAATGCAATCTTCCATAGATTCAGAAAAAAATTGGCTACCATGATTTTGAGTTTTTTCAATGATTTCATATCAGAAAAGCCAATCTTAATCATCTCTGCAAATTATTTTTCAAGATCTGTCTCTTTTCTTGATCATGATTTGTTTACAGCCTTGATCAatgatttgattttcttttgGGTAACAGAGATGATTCCTGATCGTTACAAGAACTTCTTTCCTTCATCTGAAAATATTGACAAACCATTGGACTATGAAGATGGAGATGAACATAGTTCCAAGGAAAAAAAGGGACATATTCTGTGGAAAAAAGTGAAATATCAACTTGTTGAGTATCACTCATTGCCTGGATATTTAAGGGACAATGAATTCATCCATGGCTACTATCGTGCAGAATGGCCATTGAAGCAAACCCTCCTCAGCATCTTTAAAATCCACAATGAAACTCTTAATGTCTGGACGTGAGGATTCTGACTTGATTTACatattgtttgttggtgaacccatgaaaaatgaaaaaaaaaattattggttTGTTTTGTTTGGCAGGCATTTGATTGGattcttcctttttctcttcttaACTGTATACACGGCCATGAAGGTTCCTGATGTTGCAGACATTAGTCCTCTGCAGAATTTACATGATATGCTGCAAAAAGCAGATTTCCACAAGATTCATTTACAACTTATGAATTGTCTTCCTTCTTTGCCAAATATACCtgatcttcagaaattcaaGACGGAGTTGAAGTCATCTCTACTTTCCATGGAATTCCTTTCAACTCTTTCTGGGAATATCATGGAACGTCTCACTGCCTGCTTGTCCGACCAAATCACTCGGATGTATCATGTTGTTGATGACAGTGTTCAGGTAATGCGACTTCTGTTGGGTTTTAAAGTTGATAATAATTCAAACTTGTAGCTGGATGTTATGATTCTCTCTACGAGAAAATTGATTATGTTTCATAAATTGCAGAAGCAAGGTTTCAGCGACGATGGGTCGAAAATGATACCTCAGCTGAT
The sequence above is a segment of the Manihot esculenta cultivar AM560-2 chromosome 5, M.esculenta_v8, whole genome shotgun sequence genome. Coding sequences within it:
- the LOC110614503 gene encoding heptahelical transmembrane protein 4 isoform X1, producing the protein MIPDRYKNFFPSSENIDKPLDYEDGDEHSSKEKKGHILWKKVKYQLVEYHSLPGYLRDNEFIHGYYRAEWPLKQTLLSIFKIHNETLNVWTHLIGFFLFLFLTVYTAMKVPDVADISPLQNLHDMLQKADFHKIHLQLMNCLPSLPNIPDLQKFKTELKSSLLSMEFLSTLSGNIMERLTACLSDQITRMYHVVDDSVQKQGFSDDGSKMIPQLMFHPITRWPFFVFLGGAMFCLLASSICHLLSCHSERMSYIVHRIDYAGIAALIATSFYPPVYYSFMCNLFFCNLYLGFITVLGIATIVFSLLPVFQRPQLRGFRASLFFGMGMSGVAPILHKLILYRDQPEALQTTGYEILMGILYGLGALIYATRIPERWKPGKFDIAGHSHQLFHVLVVAGAYTHYQAGLVYLRWRDLHGC
- the LOC110614503 gene encoding heptahelical transmembrane protein 4 isoform X2; translated protein: MIPDRYKNFFPSSENIDKPLDYEDGDEHSSKEKKGHILWKKVKYQLVEYHSLPGYLRDNEFIHGYYRAEWPLKQTLLSIFKIHNETLNVWTHLIGFFLFLFLTVYTAMKVPDVADISPLQNLHDMLQKADFHKIHLQLMNCLPSLPNIPDLQKFKTELKSSLLSMEFLSTLSGNIMERLTACLSDQITRMYHLDVMILSTRKLIMFHKLQKQGFSDDGSKMIPQLMFHPITRWPFFVFLGGAMFCLLASSICHLLSCHSERMSYIVHRIDYAGIAALIATSFYPPVYYSFMCNLFFCNLYLGFITVLGIATIVFSLLPVFQRPQLRGFRASLFFGMGMSGVAPILHKLILYRDQPEALQTTGYEILMGILYGLGALIYATRIPERWKPGKFDIAGHSHQLFHVLVVAGAYTHYQAGLVYLRWRDLHGC